Genomic segment of Cryptococcus neoformans var. neoformans JEC21 chromosome 5 sequence:
CCATATCAAAAAGGTCAACTCTCACCTTGCTTCCAACTCTCAAATCGGCATTTCCCTCCACAACGGACCTACCAACTTTGTCGTTACCGCCCCTGCCAAGGCACTCTACGGTCTTGTCACCGCTCTCAGAAAGGTCATGGCCCCTGCCGGTCTCGACCAGAGCAAGGTTCCTTTCTCTAAGCGAAAGGCTGTTTTCACTATGAGGTTCTTGCCTGTCAACGTTCCTTACCACAGCCACTACCTTGAAGGTGCTACCCagaaggttgagaaggacTTGGGCGAGGAATTGTGGGATGCCAAGGCTTTAGGTATGGCCATCTACCACACTGAGGACGGTAAGTCATTTTTTTTGTGTACGCATCCGGGTTCACAAAGGCTTAcaataaaaataaaaacaGGCTCTGACCTCCGATCCTCCGAAATCTCTCTCACCACTTCTCTTTGTGACCAGATCTTCACCAGGCCCATCCACTGGGTCAAGGCTTGTAACTTCCCTTCTACTGCCACCCATGCTGTCGACTTTGGACCCGGTGGTAACAGTGGTATCGGACCTCTTACTGGCCGTGCCATTGAAGGCCGAGGTGTCAGGATTGTCGTCGTTGGtgaaaagggcaaggcCGCTGCCGAGTTCTACGACGCTACCAAGATCCGACGTGAACCTGTCTGGGCCAAGGAATGGTCTCCCAAGCTCGTCAAGACTCTTGACGGCAAGGTCCACATTGacactcccttctcccgATTGCTCGGTAAACCTCCCATCATGGTTGCCGGTATGACCCCCTCCACCGTCGGCGCCAACCTTGTGGCTGCCACTCTTGACGCCGGCTACCACATTGAACTTGCCGGTGGTGGTCACTACAACCCCAAGGCTCTTCGAGCCAAGGTCGCTGAAATCCAGAGGCGGGTCAAGCCCGGAGTTGGTATCACACTCAACGCTTTGTACATCAACCAGCGACAATTCTCCTTCCAGTTCCCTCTCTGGCAAGAAATGCGCAAGGAAGGTCTCCCTATCGAAGGTTTCTGTGTCGCTGCCGGTATCCCCTCCTCTGAGAAGGCTACTGAAATTATCACCGCCCTCAAGGAGGCCGGTATCAAGCACATTGCCTTCAAGCCCGGATCCGTTGAAGGTATCAGGCAGGTCGTCAACATAGCCGCTGCCAACCCAGACTaccccatcatcatgcaGTGGACCGGTGGTCGTGCCGGTGGTCACCACTCTTGTGAAGACTTCCACCAGCCTATCATCGCTACTTACCCTGCGATCAGGCAGAACCCCAACATCAGCTTGATTGCCGGCTCCGGTTTCGGTGGTGCCGAAGATGTCTGGCCTTAGTGAGTTGTGGCTTTGCAGTTTAGATttttttaatttttttttttggctgACGAAAAAATCGTAGCCTTTCCGGTGAATGGTCCGTCAAGATGTTCGGTCTCCAGCCTATGCCCTTCGATGGTGTCCTTTACGCCTCCCGAGTCATGGTCGCCAAGGAAGCTGACACCAGCGCTTCCGTCAAGCAGCTCATTGTTGACGCTCCCGGTGTTGACGACGCCCAGTGGGAAGGTACCTACGACAGGCCCACCGGTGGTATCCTCACCGTCAGATCCGAGCTCGGCGAGCCCATCCACAAGATTGCCACCCGAGGTGTCAAGCTCTGGAGAGAGTTTGACGACACCGTCTTTGCCCAGCccagggagaagagggctGCTTGGCTCGAGAACAAGCGTGACTATGTCATTGACAGGCTTAACAAGGACTTTAACAAGCCTTGGTTCGGCGAGAAGTCTGACGGCACTGTCGTTGCCGACATTGGCAAGATGACATACGAGGAGATTACCAAGAGGATGGTCAGGTTGATGTACATCGCCAAGCAGGACAGATGGATCGACGTTTCTCTCCGAAACCTTGTCGGCGACTGGTTGAGGCGAGTTGAAGAGAGATTCGCTGGCGTCGACGGTATCCGCACCAAGGAGTCCCTTCTCCAGTCCTTCTCCGACCTCGACAAGCCCTTGCCTACTATCGAGTCTTTCTTTGGCACTTACCCTCGAGCCAAGTCTCAGCTTGTCGCTGCCGAGGACAaggccttcttccttgccatctGTCAACGACCCGGCCAGAAGCCCGTTCCTTTCATCCCTATCCTCGACAACAACTTTGAGGTGTGGTTCAAGAAGGACTCTCTCTGGGCTGCCGAAGATGTTGAAGCCGTCTTCGACCAAGACCCCCAGAGAGTCTGTATCCTCCAAGGCCCCATGGCCGTCAAGCACGCTACTGTTGTTGACGAACCCATCAAGGACATGCTTGGCAACATTGAAGCTCTCTTGGTCAAGAAGATCTTGAAGGAGTTCTACAACAATGACGAGAGCAAGGTTCCCGAGATTGACTTTATCGGCGCCAAACCCGGTAAGCCCAAGGCTGGTCTCGTTTCCGAGTCCGTCTCTGGCGACGTCAGGACTCTCAAGGTCGGCAAGAACGTCCCCGCTCTTGACGACTGGCTCGAGGTCGTTGCGGGTGCCAACGTTAGCTGGCTTCGTGCTGCTTTGACCTCTGTCAACGTCGTCCAGGGAGCTGGCTACATCTCCAACCCCTTCAGGAGAATCTTCAGCCCCCGAGCTGGCCAGACTGTCGTGATCAAGTCTGAGAACGGCAAGGCTGTCTCTGTCACCGTTTACGGTGCAGCCAGGTCTTTCGGTCCTCACGCGGCCGACTTCAAGGCTGTCGAGCTCACTTTCAACTCCAACACTAACGCCATGTCTCTCATCATGTACGAGGAGCGACGAGGTGTCTCTGTCCCTCTCCATTTCGCCTTTGCTTACCACCCCGAGCAAGGCTACGCCCCCATCCACGAAGTCGTTGAAGGTAGGAACAAGTCCATCAAGGACTTTTACTGGAGGCTCTGGTTCGGCGACGACGAAAAGTTGCCCTCTCTCAAGCTTGACACTACCTTCACTTGTGATGAGAGCAAGGTCGATGCCTTGGCCGTCCAGAGGTTCTGTGACGTTGTCGGCAACCAGGGTGAGGCGTTCAAGTCTGCTAGGAACGAGAAAATCATGGCTCCTATGGACTTTGCCATCGTCCTCGGCTGGCAGGTATGTTtcttattattattttttGCGGAATTTTAGGCAAATGCTAATGGTCACTTTGCAGTCCGTCATGAAGGCCATTTTCCCTGATGACATTAACGGTGACCTTCTCAAACTTGTTCACCTTTCCAACGGTTTCCGAATGATGGATGGTGTTGCGCCTCTCCGAGCTGGCGACGCTTGCTCTGCCGAGGCACGTGTTGTCTCTGTCATCAACTCTGACAGCGGCAAGACTGTCAAGGTGAAGGGTTACGTCCTCCGTGGCGGCGAGCCCGTTATCGAGAtcagctcttccttcctctaccGAGGCAAGTTCACCGACTACGAGAACACCTTTGAGACTATCGACGAGGATGACTACGTCGTTGAGCTTTCCAAGCCCACTTCTGTTGGTATCCTCCAGGCGAAGCCTTGGTTCGAATGGGATGATGACTCGGTTCCCCTCGATGTCGGTACCACCCTTACTTTCAAGACAAAGTCTGAATTGAGGTACAAGGACAAGTCCACCTTCAGCTCTGTCAAGGTCAGCGGCGCCGCTTTCATCAGGGACAGCACCAAGGCCCTCATTCAGGTTGCCACCATCGATTACGAGGCCCACAACTTGCAGGGTAACCCAGTCATTGAGTACCTCAAGCGACACGGTACTGCCGTCGGCAAGCCCACTCCCTTGGAGAATGGCTACTCCCTTATCGAGGACCCTACCGCCGCCGTCTTCACCACCCCTGCCACCAACGAGCCTTACTCCAAGATTTCTGGTGACTTTAATCCCATCCACGTCAACCCCTACTTCTCCGACCTTGCTTCTTTGCCTGGTACCATCACTCACGGCATGTGGTCTTCTGCTGCCACCCGAAAGTACCTCGAGAGCGTCGTTGCCGACAACCACCCCGAGCGAGTCGTTTCTTACCAGGTCGGCTTTGTCGGTATGGTCTTGCCTGGTGATGAGATCCAAGTCAAGCTTACCCACACCGCTATGAGGGACGGTAAGAAGGTCGTCAAGGTTGAGGCCTTCAACCAGCGTGGTGAGAAGGTTATCGACGGTTCCGCCGAGGTTCTTCAACCCCCTACCACTTATGTCTTCACCGGCCAAGGCTCTCAAGAGGTTGGTATGGGTATGGAGTTGTACAACAACTCTGAGGTTGCCCGCGCCGTCTGGGACGTTGCCGATGCGCACCTTACTTCCACTTATGGTTTCTCCATCGTTGACATTGTCAAGAATAACCCTAAGGAGCTTACCATCCATTTCGGTGGTATCAAGGGTCAGGCCATCAGGCAGAGGTACATGGACCTCACCTACGACATCATTGACGAGAGCGGTCGAGTCAAGACCTTGCCCTTGTTCGGTGACATTGACCTCTACACCACTTCGTACACCTTCTCCCACCCTCAAGGTCTCCTTTTCGCTACCCAGTACACTCAGATTGCGCTCGTCGTTACTGAGAAGGCTGCGTTCGACGACATGAAGGCCAAGGGCTTGATTGACCAGAACGCCGCTTTCGCTGGTCATTCCCTTGGTGAATACTCTGCTCTTGCTGCTATCGCCGATGTCcttcccatctcatctcttgcCGatgtcgtcttcttccgagGCATCACCATGCAACGTGCTGTCCAGCGTGATGCCGAGGGCAAGTCTCAGTACGCGATGATGGCTGCCAACCCCTCTCGAGTTGGCAAGACTTTCAACGAGATGGCTTTGCGAGAGATTGTCGACACTATCAGCCAGCAAAAGTCTGTTCTCCTCCAAATTGTCAACCTCAACGTTGCCAACCAGCAATACGTCTGCGCTGGTGAACTTCGTGCTCTCGCTACCCTTACCAACGTGCTCAACATGCTCAAGATCCAGAAGATCGACCTAGAGAAGCTTAGCACAATGATGAGCATTGAGGAAGTTAAGGAGAAGTTGGGTGAGATTATTGAGGGCTGTTGGGAcatgatgaaggagaaagaggagaaggacggtTCTGTCATCCTTGACCGAGGTTTCGCCACCATTCCTTTGCCCGGTATCGATGTGCCTTTCCACTCTAGGTACCTCTGGCCCGGAGTTCTCTCTTTCAGGAATTATCTtgtcaagaagattgaCCCCTCTCAACTCAACCCTGACAGGTTGATCGGCAAATACATCCCTAACTTGATGTAAGTCTTTTTCTCGGTGTGAATCCACCATGCACTGACGGTTGTATAGCGCCGAGCCCTTCGAGGTTTCCAAGGCTTACGTCCAGAAGATCTTTGACCAGACCGCTTCTCCCCGAATGGAGACAGTCCTCAATAactgggagaaggaggcttGGGAATCCCCCTCCCAAAGGCAACGATTGGCTTATAACATCTTGACCGAATGTCTTGCTTACCAGTGAGTTTGATTGTAGATCATAGCATTGGTGATACTAATTGGCCATTTAGATTCGCCTCCCCTGTGAGATGGATTGAGACTCAGGACGTTTTGTTCACCTACGCCAAGTTCGAGAGGTTAATCGAGGTCGGCCCTAGCCCCGTCCTTTCTGGTGAGTGCCCACAGCCCATTGTACAATCATCTACAGAACCAGCTTACGCTTGCGTCAAGGTATGGCTACCCGAACCCTCAAGGCCAAGTACGAGGCCCAGGACGGTGCCATCTCTCTTCAACGACAGATCTTGTGTCATGCCAAGAACCAGAAGGAGGTCTACTACGcgtttgaggatgaggctgCTGATGAGGCTCCtgccgccgctgctgcctCTACCTCcgctgctcctgctcctgtGGCTGCGCCTGTTGCCGCTGCCCCCGCTCCTGTTGCCGCTTCTGCCGGtcccgctgctgctgttgaggATGTTCCTCCCAAGGCCGTCGACACTGTCCGAATCATTGTTGCTCagaagctcaagaagcAGGTTAGCGAGGTCCCTCTTAGCAAGTCTCTCAAGGAGCTCTCTGGTGGAAAGTCTACCCTCCAGAACGAGATTCTTGGTGACCTACAAGTTGAGTTCGCCTCCGCCCCTGAAAAGGGTGAGGATCTCCCTCTCGACGAGCTTGGTGCTGCTCTTAGCGTTGGCTACGCCGCTCTCGGCAAGCACTCCATGGCTCTTACCAACCGAATGGTTGCCTCCAAGTTCCCTGGTGGATTCAACATCACCGCCGCTCGAGCCCACCTTAATAAGCAATGGGGTCTTGGTCCCCTCCGAACCGACTCTGCGTTGTTCTTCGGTATCCTTAACGAACCTCCCAAGCGTCTCGGTTCTGAAGCAGAGGCCAAGGCCTTCCTTGACCAGCTTGCTCAGAGCTACGCTTCTTACAGCGGTATCAGCCTCTCATCtggtgctgctgctggtggagCTGGCGGTGCGGCCGGCGGTGGTGCGGTCATGAACTCTGAAGAGTTTGACAAGTTTGTCCTTAAGCAGGAGGAGCACGCTCAAAGAGAGATCGAGTTGTTGTCAAGATACTTGGGCAAGGACCCTCGAgaaggcgagaagaaggcggacgaggagaaggtgagttttttCTCGTACTTGCATGGTTGTCGCATTACTTACTGACTTGATAACTCTAGGCTA
This window contains:
- a CDS encoding fatty-acid synthase complex protein, putative, with amino-acid sequence MAALFSSAAPMRPLVLHDAATRVSVHVPASPLSAWVTSQVVAQDFQDSIVGQHTPAPVADEDEEPSAPSVEPQVKLLAQFLSFVADRAVQDASHELSEVLLAAYNRFNELFLSATNVHSLVQSFDPETRAEILKAYFKAFATAREQLGDKVQIAHPSALLEAAKDGSTELYALFGGQGVNEHYFGELQLLYDTYTPFVAPIISEITDLLISLGHKADNDGYTYYSQGLDLLSWLDGSSPQPSVEYFASIPLSLPLIGVAQLAQYVISCRVTDISPAEMRERFKGATGHSQGIVSAVAIASSNSWSSLYENILKAVKQLFYIGLRGQEGFPLLAIDPKIVSDSVENNEGVPTPMLSINGLGLKALEGHIKKVNSHLASNSQIGISLHNGPTNFVVTAPAKALYGLVTALRKVMAPAGLDQSKVPFSKRKAVFTMRFLPVNVPYHSHYLEGATQKVEKDLGEELWDAKALGMAIYHTEDGSDLRSSEISLTTSLCDQIFTRPIHWVKACNFPSTATHAVDFGPGGNSGIGPLTGRAIEGRGVRIVVVGEKGKAAAEFYDATKIRREPVWAKEWSPKLVKTLDGKVHIDTPFSRLLGKPPIMVAGMTPSTVGANLVAATLDAGYHIELAGGGHYNPKALRAKVAEIQRRVKPGVGITLNALYINQRQFSFQFPLWQEMRKEGLPIEGFCVAAGIPSSEKATEIITALKEAGIKHIAFKPGSVEGIRQVVNIAAANPDYPIIMQWTGGRAGGHHSCEDFHQPIIATYPAIRQNPNISLIAGSGFGGAEDVWPYLSGEWSVKMFGLQPMPFDGVLYASRVMVAKEADTSASVKQLIVDAPGVDDAQWEGTYDRPTGGILTVRSELGEPIHKIATRGVKLWREFDDTVFAQPREKRAAWLENKRDYVIDRLNKDFNKPWFGEKSDGTVVADIGKMTYEEITKRMVRLMYIAKQDRWIDVSLRNLVGDWLRRVEERFAGVDGIRTKESLLQSFSDLDKPLPTIESFFGTYPRAKSQLVAAEDKAFFLAICQRPGQKPVPFIPILDNNFEVWFKKDSLWAAEDVEAVFDQDPQRVCILQGPMAVKHATVVDEPIKDMLGNIEALLVKKILKEFYNNDESKVPEIDFIGAKPGKPKAGLVSESVSGDVRTLKVGKNVPALDDWLEVVAGANVSWLRAALTSVNVVQGAGYISNPFRRIFSPRAGQTVVIKSENGKAVSVTVYGAARSFGPHAADFKAVELTFNSNTNAMSLIMYEERRGVSVPLHFAFAYHPEQGYAPIHEVVEGRNKSIKDFYWRLWFGDDEKLPSLKLDTTFTCDESKVDALAVQRFCDVVGNQGEAFKSARNEKIMAPMDFAIVLGWQSVMKAIFPDDINGDLLKLVHLSNGFRMMDGVAPLRAGDACSAEARVVSVINSDSGKTVKVKGYVLRGGEPVIEISSSFLYRGKFTDYENTFETIDEDDYVVELSKPTSVGILQAKPWFEWDDDSVPLDVGTTLTFKTKSELRYKDKSTFSSVKVSGAAFIRDSTKALIQVATIDYEAHNLQGNPVIEYLKRHGTAVGKPTPLENGYSLIEDPTAAVFTTPATNEPYSKISGDFNPIHVNPYFSDLASLPGTITHGMWSSAATRKYLESVVADNHPERVVSYQVGFVGMVLPGDEIQVKLTHTAMRDGKKVVKVEAFNQRGEKVIDGSAEVLQPPTTYVFTGQGSQEVGMGMELYNNSEVARAVWDVADAHLTSTYGFSIVDIVKNNPKELTIHFGGIKGQAIRQRYMDLTYDIIDESGRVKTLPLFGDIDLYTTSYTFSHPQGLLFATQYTQIALVVTEKAAFDDMKAKGLIDQNAAFAGHSLGEYSALAAIADVLPISSLADVVFFRGITMQRAVQRDAEGKSQYAMMAANPSRVGKTFNEMALREIVDTISQQKSVLLQIVNLNVANQQYVCAGELRALATLTNVLNMLKIQKIDLEKLSTMMSIEEVKEKLGEIIEGCWDMMKEKEEKDGSVILDRGFATIPLPGIDVPFHSRYLWPGVLSFRNYLVKKIDPSQLNPDRLIGKYIPNLIAEPFEVSKAYVQKIFDQTASPRMETVLNNWEKEAWESPSQRQRLAYNILTECLAYQFASPVRWIETQDVLFTYAKFERLIEVGPSPVLSGMATRTLKAKYEAQDGAISLQRQILCHAKNQKEVYYAFEDEAADEAPAAAAASTSAAPAPVAAPVAAAPAPVAASAGPAAAVEDVPPKAVDTVRIIVAQKLKKQVSEVPLSKSLKELSGGKSTLQNEILGDLQVEFASAPEKGEDLPLDELGAALSVGYAALGKHSMALTNRMVASKFPGGFNITAARAHLNKQWGLGPLRTDSALFFGILNEPPKRLGSEAEAKAFLDQLAQSYASYSGISLSSGAAAGGAGGAAGGGAVMNSEEFDKFVLKQEEHAQREIELLSRYLGKDPREGEKKADEEKATAEELQAKLDAIKLEHGDAYIDGITPVFSALKARTFDSSWNWVRQSSIQLFYDIIHGDLDPSTVFNDPPRYRSNA